In Styela clava chromosome 14, kaStyClav1.hap1.2, whole genome shotgun sequence, the following are encoded in one genomic region:
- the LOC144432181 gene encoding uncharacterized protein LOC144432181 has product MPFNWRSPKCPSVFSWEDLKKIPTPSECGRIIHLKHAPTTANALKQLKSVMAESKLEQIILIGCFSETEDMREVLEALRKNKLSKKLHLNLHWNVYDDNCISILTDLLYSGIVRSLEFPDNMDAVNAERLLEVIHKVEDLEMKKLNLNGAVLNKHSLKYIEEILKIRKVKEYFNMSNCMRTKEASLTEENYKTLKKAAGQGNRWYKKNLQIEWFSYVGDIDVKHFSKFTLMFNNTTEHLFNSETMTKFSSIQEVVRLNANMAWQLLKPGSKRSRNQIKTNSASTAEKRQKINLESSVDALVDMIETQFEVGANPPENKADKEIDGVAENNSPHNRWFESHPSTSSEIQQMPPQAEVPQTTDQQLNRVPDTPRQIVYNIQNFNAKNVNTGQVSDGGAMNVGDSSQLTLTPRSSVSSSGGINVGNHSQGTITPRSSVSDYRASENHPVNELRSPEGDDNNRPSTSRTIPR; this is encoded by the exons ATGCCGTTTAACTGGCGAAGTCCTAAATGTCCGAGCGTATTTAGCTGGGAAGATTTGAAGAAGATCCCTACTCCTTCAGAATGCGGTCGTATTATTCACCTGAAGCATGCCCCGACGACAGCAAATGCTCTTAAGCAACTGAAATCGGTTATGGCCGAATCCAAGTTGgaacaaataattttgattggaTGCTTTTCTGAGACCGAAGACATGCGAGAAGTACTCGAAGCACTACGTAAAAATAAGCTTTCGAAG aaacTTCATCTTAATTTGCACTGGAACGTGTATGACGACAACTGTATTTCAATTCTGACAGATCTTTTGTATAGCGGCATCGTGCGTTCGCTTGAATTCCCCGACAACATGGATGCGGTCAACGCCGAAAGATTGTTAGAAGTCATTCATAAAGTCGAAGAT TTAGAAATGAAGAAACTAAACTTGAATGGCGCGGTATTAAATAAGCATTCACTGAAATATATTGAAGAAATTTTGAAGATTAGAAAAGTAAAAGAGTACTTTAATATGTCGAACTGCATGAGAACAAAAGAAGCATCACTGACtgaagaaaattataaaactcTAAAGAAAGCAGCAGGTCAAGGAAATCGCTGG TATAAGAAAAATTTGCAAATTGAATGGTTTTCGTACGTTGGAGACATCGATGTAAAGCACTTCAGTAAATTTACC CTGATGTTCAACAACACCACGGAACATCTTTTCAATAGCGAAACCATGACAAAATTCAGTTCTATACAAGAAGTCGTTAGGTTGAATGCAAATATGGCCTGGCAACTACTGAAACCCGGAAGCAAAAGGAGTCGAAATCAGATAAAAACCAACAGT GCCTCAACTGCCGAAAAACGTCAGAAAATTAATCTTGAAAGTTCAGTTGATGCACTGGTCGATATGATTGAAACACAGTTTGAAG TCGGTGCTAACCCTCCAGAGAACAAAGCAGATAAGGAAATTGATGGAGTTGCGGAAAACA ACTCTCCTCATAACCGTTGGTTTGAATCTCATCCAAGTACGTCTTCAGAAATCCAACAAATGCCACCTCAGGCAGAAGTACCACAAACAACTGACCAGCAACTAAATCGTGTACCAG ATACTCCACGACAAATAGTGTACAACATCCAGAATTTCAATGCAAAAAACGTGAACACTGGCCAGG tttctgACGGTGGAGCCATGAATGTCGGCGATTCGTCACAACTCACATTAACACCAAGATCGTCAG tCTCTTCCAGCGGAGGAATAAACGTTGGTAATCATTCACAAGGCACGATAACACCAAGATCGTCAG tgtcTGATTACAGAGCTTCTGAAAATCATCCAGTCAACGAGCTCAG ATCTCCAGAAGGCGACGACAATAATAGACCATCGACAAGCCGGACAATACCGCGCTAG